A DNA window from Parabacteroides johnsonii DSM 18315 contains the following coding sequences:
- a CDS encoding type I restriction endonuclease subunit R codes for MFNEDNTVEQMLIEAATQSGWQYVKSQDIPRSTDSVLVGSWLLEALIRLNPITRQQAEQVIYKLRAAITCGGNYDELVTANDRFRTLLFNENTEPFGKDGEYIPIRFFSEDAVEDYCVVTNQWEFPRSSVDGGKRLDLVYLINGIPVCVGEAKSPVRPQITWADGAIDMLHYEKSIPEMFVPNILTFATEGKELQYAGICAPVDKWGPWFKDEGRQHGTIESVKSNVMGLVQPNRLLDIYRYYSVFTGTSSGKKIKIVCRYQQYLGGEAIVQRVLNTYREKQGPKKGLIWHFQGSGKSWLMVFAAQKLRLQNELHAPTVVIVDDRIDLEDQITGDFTRADIPNIESAKTKEELVAFFKQDQRKILITTIFKFGDVDSVLNERDNIILLVDEAHRTQEKDLGQKMRNALPNAFFFGLTGTPINKRDKNTFQSFGADEDLEKGGYISKYTFQNSVEDGATLELNFQTVPVEMHLNEAQLQEEFDELTDQISEEEKNELVKRTSVEAFFTAEKRINDVARYIVNHFKEYVEPTGMKAQVVVYNRDCCVKYKQAIDALLGSEDATTIVMHTAGDKADEYKAYRRDREQERKLLDQFRDPLSPIKMVIVTSKLLTGFDAPILQCMYLDKPMKDHTLLQAICRTNRKYNVDKKCGLIVDFVGVFDNVAKSLAFDEETVKTVVKNIDEIKVLIPQFLQECIDFFPGVDRTIGGWEGLQAAQQCLLDESTKTNFAKHFSRLAKAWETVSPDAMLAAYQADYTWLAQVYQSVRPVSTGGSLIWTLLGAKTIEIIHRNIDTIDIGTPLEDLVVDGDVIDMVLEQAKDNPKKILEVEKMLRLRLGEHHGDPNYKAFAEKLDELRRHMEENLITSIDFLRGLLTLAKEVLEEEKNSNQPLDKREQAKAALTELFESIKTEDTPIIVERVVADIDENVVAIVRKFKDAFKSITAQREIKKKLRSILWVNYQIKDQEVFDKAYQYIEMYY; via the coding sequence ATGTTTAACGAAGACAATACAGTGGAGCAAATGCTCATAGAAGCTGCAACCCAAAGTGGTTGGCAGTATGTAAAGTCACAGGATATACCTCGCAGTACAGATTCTGTTCTTGTGGGATCATGGTTATTGGAAGCTCTTATCAGGTTGAACCCGATAACACGTCAACAAGCGGAACAAGTTATTTATAAACTACGTGCTGCGATTACTTGTGGAGGCAATTATGATGAATTAGTGACTGCCAATGATCGTTTTCGTACATTGTTATTTAATGAAAACACAGAACCTTTTGGAAAGGATGGTGAATATATACCTATCAGATTCTTTAGCGAAGATGCTGTTGAAGATTATTGTGTTGTGACCAATCAATGGGAGTTTCCACGTAGTTCTGTTGATGGAGGTAAACGTTTGGATTTGGTTTATCTGATAAATGGAATTCCGGTTTGTGTTGGTGAAGCAAAATCTCCTGTTCGCCCTCAGATAACATGGGCTGACGGAGCCATCGATATGCTGCATTATGAAAAAAGCATTCCAGAAATGTTTGTTCCGAATATATTGACCTTTGCTACTGAAGGCAAAGAACTTCAATATGCCGGTATCTGTGCTCCTGTTGACAAATGGGGGCCTTGGTTTAAAGATGAAGGTCGTCAGCATGGCACAATAGAGTCGGTTAAAAGTAATGTAATGGGGTTAGTTCAACCAAACCGACTACTTGACATATATCGTTACTATAGTGTTTTTACAGGAACATCATCAGGCAAAAAAATAAAAATAGTTTGCCGTTATCAACAATATCTAGGAGGTGAAGCTATTGTTCAGCGTGTCTTAAATACATATCGAGAGAAACAAGGTCCGAAGAAAGGTCTTATTTGGCATTTCCAAGGTTCGGGAAAATCATGGTTGATGGTATTTGCTGCCCAAAAATTACGTTTGCAGAACGAATTACATGCTCCCACTGTTGTTATCGTTGATGACCGTATTGATTTGGAAGATCAGATAACTGGCGATTTCACTCGTGCTGATATCCCCAATATAGAATCAGCAAAGACAAAAGAAGAGTTGGTCGCATTTTTCAAGCAGGATCAGCGCAAGATTTTGATAACGACAATTTTCAAATTCGGAGATGTTGATAGTGTACTGAATGAAAGAGATAATATCATACTGTTGGTAGATGAAGCACACCGAACTCAGGAAAAGGATTTAGGACAAAAAATGCGCAATGCACTACCTAATGCATTTTTCTTTGGTCTTACCGGAACGCCTATCAATAAACGAGATAAGAATACTTTTCAATCTTTTGGAGCTGATGAGGATTTAGAGAAAGGTGGATATATTTCAAAATATACTTTCCAAAATTCTGTTGAAGATGGAGCTACGCTTGAATTGAATTTCCAAACAGTGCCGGTAGAGATGCATCTTAACGAAGCTCAATTACAAGAAGAGTTTGATGAACTGACCGATCAAATATCAGAGGAAGAAAAGAACGAATTAGTAAAACGAACTTCTGTTGAAGCATTTTTTACAGCGGAGAAGCGAATTAACGATGTCGCACGTTATATTGTAAATCACTTCAAAGAGTATGTAGAGCCCACTGGAATGAAAGCTCAAGTCGTGGTATATAACCGAGACTGCTGTGTGAAATATAAGCAAGCGATTGATGCTCTTTTGGGTTCGGAAGATGCAACCACTATCGTTATGCATACGGCTGGCGATAAAGCTGATGAGTATAAGGCATACCGTCGTGATAGAGAACAAGAAAGAAAACTTCTTGACCAATTCCGTGATCCATTGTCACCGATTAAAATGGTGATTGTCACTTCAAAGCTATTGACAGGTTTTGATGCTCCAATTTTGCAATGTATGTATCTTGATAAACCAATGAAAGATCATACGTTGTTACAAGCTATTTGCCGTACGAATAGAAAGTACAATGTTGATAAGAAATGTGGTCTGATTGTAGATTTCGTTGGTGTATTTGATAATGTAGCCAAAAGCCTTGCTTTTGATGAGGAGACGGTAAAAACGGTTGTAAAGAATATTGATGAGATAAAAGTGTTGATACCTCAATTTTTGCAAGAGTGTATTGACTTTTTCCCTGGTGTAGACCGGACAATCGGTGGTTGGGAAGGTTTGCAAGCTGCCCAGCAATGTTTACTTGATGAGTCTACAAAAACGAATTTTGCAAAACATTTTTCACGATTGGCTAAAGCTTGGGAAACAGTAAGCCCGGATGCAATGCTGGCTGCTTATCAGGCGGATTATACTTGGCTGGCTCAGGTATATCAAAGTGTACGTCCTGTTAGTACCGGAGGATCACTCATATGGACTTTATTGGGTGCTAAAACCATTGAAATCATTCATCGTAACATTGATACAATTGATATTGGGACTCCACTTGAGGATCTTGTGGTAGATGGAGATGTAATTGATATGGTGTTGGAGCAAGCCAAAGATAATCCTAAAAAGATATTGGAAGTGGAAAAAATGCTTCGTTTGAGGTTAGGAGAGCATCATGGAGACCCTAATTACAAGGCATTTGCTGAGAAGTTGGATGAACTGCGCCGTCATATGGAGGAGAATCTTATAACTAGTATTGATTTCCTCCGAGGATTGCTCACCCTTGCCAAAGAAGTGCTTGAAGAAGAAAAAAACTCAAATCAACCTCTTGACAAGAGGGAACAAGCTAAAGCTGCTCTTACGGAGTTGTTTGAATCAATTAAAACTGAGGATACACCTATTATTGTAGAACGTGTAGTTGCTGATATTGATGAAAATGTGGTAGCTATTGTACGTAAGTTTAAAGATGCTTTTAAAAGCATTACAGCTCAGCGAGAGATAAAAAAGAAACTACGTTCTATTCTGTGGGTTAACTACCAGATTAAAGATCAAGAAGTTTTTGATAAGGCTTATCAGTATATTGAGATGTATTACTAA
- a CDS encoding GmrSD restriction endonuclease domain-containing protein, producing the protein MAVESHDKKLDDLLKMVEEGKAQLPDFQRSWVWDDTKICKLIESITSGFPMGAAMFLANGGEHIRFKYRTFEGVDSISEVTPEWLVLDGQQRLTTLYQVLKSKKATNTRLETNRDTIIKRYYYLDIRKCLDSTADRLEAIISVSEKKQLTTNIGRDVTLDLSTREKEFENLMFPLNITFSHNDTEDWHYDMEDYYKGDRVYRNLFRDFSQQILRPILEYNIPIIQLDKETPKEAVCQIFENVNTGGIPLTVFELVTATFAAEGHELRKDWETIRHIFAQKVNGELLKEITGANFLAAMTLLVSYYKRVVSGDDERVAVTCKKKDILRLELKDYLKYHDALIKGFCDAADFLVHQGIFRSRDLPYSSQLIPLAAIFAYDNENKKMLHLGSKQELLSRWYWCGVMGELYGGANEARFATDIMGVFRWMEGGEMPETVYRSNIQPTRLLTMQTRNSAAYKGVMALILQDSPLDFMTGHRMDIASYIDEDADIHHIFPQTYCEKNNLPRIKWNSVINKTPIYASSNRSIGGHAPSTYIGTMANKGLKQVEIQEAIESHKVSYAHLVLDDFNAYFIDRAKQLLDRIEQATGKSVSGRDSEETIREFGVALI; encoded by the coding sequence ATGGCTGTTGAATCACACGATAAGAAACTTGATGACCTCCTAAAAATGGTTGAAGAAGGTAAGGCTCAATTACCCGACTTTCAACGTAGTTGGGTTTGGGATGACACGAAAATATGTAAACTAATAGAAAGTATCACATCTGGCTTCCCAATGGGTGCAGCGATGTTTTTGGCTAATGGTGGTGAGCATATCCGTTTTAAGTATCGCACATTTGAAGGTGTGGATTCTATATCAGAAGTTACACCTGAGTGGCTTGTGCTCGATGGACAACAGCGACTCACAACCTTATATCAGGTCTTGAAGAGTAAGAAAGCAACTAATACTCGATTAGAGACCAATCGAGATACAATTATCAAACGCTATTATTATCTAGATATTCGTAAATGTCTAGACTCTACTGCGGACAGATTGGAAGCAATTATATCTGTATCAGAGAAGAAACAGCTTACAACAAATATTGGCCGTGATGTAACGCTGGACTTATCCACAAGAGAGAAAGAATTTGAGAACCTGATGTTTCCCCTGAATATTACGTTTTCTCATAATGATACGGAAGATTGGCATTATGATATGGAAGACTATTACAAAGGTGATAGAGTGTATAGAAATTTATTCCGTGATTTCTCCCAGCAGATTCTTCGTCCAATTTTAGAGTATAACATACCTATAATTCAGCTTGATAAAGAGACCCCAAAAGAAGCTGTCTGTCAGATTTTTGAGAATGTAAACACTGGTGGTATACCTCTTACGGTTTTCGAACTCGTCACAGCTACATTTGCTGCTGAAGGACATGAATTGAGAAAAGATTGGGAGACCATTCGTCATATTTTTGCTCAAAAAGTAAATGGCGAGCTATTGAAAGAAATCACTGGTGCTAATTTTTTGGCGGCAATGACTCTGTTGGTATCATATTATAAAAGAGTGGTTTCAGGTGATGATGAGCGTGTGGCTGTAACATGTAAGAAAAAAGATATTCTTAGGCTTGAATTGAAAGATTATTTGAAGTATCATGACGCTTTGATTAAAGGTTTCTGTGATGCAGCTGATTTCTTAGTACATCAGGGGATTTTCCGTTCCAGAGATCTTCCATATTCGTCACAACTTATTCCACTTGCTGCAATCTTTGCATACGACAACGAAAATAAAAAAATGTTGCATCTTGGAAGCAAACAGGAATTATTGTCTCGTTGGTATTGGTGTGGCGTAATGGGTGAACTATATGGGGGTGCCAATGAAGCTAGATTTGCAACTGATATAATGGGCGTATTCCGTTGGATGGAAGGTGGTGAAATGCCAGAGACTGTATATCGTTCTAATATACAACCAACTCGTTTATTGACCATGCAGACTAGGAATAGTGCAGCGTACAAAGGTGTTATGGCACTTATCTTACAAGACTCACCACTTGATTTTATGACAGGTCATCGTATGGATATAGCATCTTACATTGATGAAGATGCTGATATTCATCATATATTCCCTCAAACTTATTGCGAGAAAAATAACCTTCCACGTATAAAATGGAATTCTGTCATTAATAAGACTCCAATTTATGCATCTTCCAATCGTTCAATAGGAGGGCATGCACCAAGTACCTATATTGGAACTATGGCAAATAAGGGATTAAAACAAGTTGAGATACAGGAAGCCATAGAGTCACATAAGGTAAGTTATGCTCATCTTGTATTAGATGATTTCAATGCTTATTTCATAGATCGAGCAAAACAATTGCTTGACAGAATAGAGCAAGCGACAGGCAAATCTGTCTCAGGAAGAGATAGCGAAGAAACAATCCGTGAATTTGGTGTTGCTTTAATATAG
- a CDS encoding YobI family P-loop NTPase yields the protein MNWRFWKKICANNSMEDDKQVSLTPALLNRDSESDKKQYRSVLNLARKLEEKDILNIALTGPYGAGKSSILRSLKKDYPKYKYLSISLATLKSPLDDKKNEIDIDTMNNRIEYSILQQLIYKEKQETLYNSRLKRIYHKSTWAQYVLSFAIIFYAVALIIVFEPSFLKVEWICNRLSNPILNKWSDIFALSYIFIATIIFAQKTIKSLSNSKLNKLNLKNGEIELKENKEDTSVFNKHMDEIVYFFEVTNYNVVIIEDLDRFNNTDIFLKLREVNQLLNQSNSVGRKVTFIYAVKDDMFFDEERTKFFDYITTVIPIINSSNSADKLKEELEIKGFSDLNVEVIESLAFFIDDMRLLKNIVNEYAQYREKLDEKLDQNKLLAMIVYKNYYPKDFADLHKGKGVLYDCLHKKSELLIERNRQIDERIGVITKKLQSLEATHAMQEKELRLIYIEGYRKKLSKQYKSNVFSFFVENNFIPLEDIAENETLFNSLISQPSIRYQYFKGCQINTYYGHVRSCYDTSEDSCNVQFSQIEEIVNSDFTYHERLEALREGEKKYREQIKILELSRNNHYATPIHELLLDIDMQTHKIFSELKVSKMLEAFLKEGLINEDYFDYISFFFGKSINKHDHDFILELKLRHSLPYDYHIDKIELCVKNIPDKCYNDVSILNIQVVDCICQHLEEETNNSKLHSIAQVVKNNKKWDFLIDFYKSVEDSSPLFNHLGSIVDGLWKIFVKQNSDELFEAWLRFLELNYSTKESRNWLNKHFAFISHRVDLIGFDIVKQTVSNGKLIFTDIDAESGCLLEYVVENEAYMLTPENVVCAFVYYRNERMEALNNYPLNVTILRSCESAKPVSDYIDERFDDALNNVFITDAAKQESVEIILEIINSEDITEETKRKYLSGQHNRVSLSYVNNTQWESAIEVDIVTPAWPEIYAFYESQNNVMIASLRIFITKHIDELTDISELDDTQKELLANSALLTSDFEMSVYDKLIKIFDGVTFKDANINSVDNAHFKSLLCANMLPYSTYYTTTIRDNHSDVLTYYVDKYLDECIIEIEELPTDMRLYKYLMRNPRVIGEKALSVVQHFLPHIVWDNELANITLPVVKNNIEKFDYDTEKNILVDSTNLPERLSFLIDLIEKYRDDFDIVTELIESLGDSYRSITDKSKKATIENNHMNEMFLGKLKTIGYISSYREDDDKLRVSHKRNY from the coding sequence ATGAACTGGAGATTTTGGAAGAAAATATGTGCAAATAATTCGATGGAGGATGATAAACAAGTATCATTAACTCCTGCTCTGCTTAATCGTGATAGTGAAAGTGATAAGAAGCAGTATAGGAGTGTTTTGAATCTTGCACGAAAACTAGAAGAGAAAGACATATTGAACATTGCTCTTACAGGTCCTTATGGAGCCGGTAAGAGTTCCATTCTTCGCTCTTTGAAGAAAGACTATCCTAAATACAAATATCTTTCAATATCTCTTGCTACATTAAAGTCTCCATTAGATGATAAAAAGAATGAAATAGATATTGATACGATGAATAATCGTATTGAATACAGCATTCTTCAACAACTTATTTATAAAGAAAAACAAGAGACGCTTTATAATTCTAGATTAAAAAGGATTTATCATAAATCAACTTGGGCTCAATATGTTTTATCATTTGCAATAATATTTTATGCTGTTGCTTTAATTATTGTATTTGAACCATCGTTTTTGAAAGTGGAATGGATTTGCAACCGCTTAAGCAATCCGATATTAAATAAATGGTCTGATATTTTTGCTCTATCATATATATTTATTGCAACAATAATATTCGCTCAAAAGACTATCAAGTCATTGAGTAATAGTAAACTTAATAAGTTAAATCTAAAGAATGGGGAGATTGAATTAAAAGAAAATAAAGAAGATACATCTGTTTTCAATAAGCACATGGATGAAATTGTCTATTTCTTTGAGGTCACTAATTATAATGTCGTGATTATAGAGGATTTAGATAGATTTAATAATACTGATATTTTTCTTAAGTTACGAGAAGTCAATCAACTCTTAAATCAGTCAAACTCCGTAGGACGTAAAGTTACGTTCATTTATGCGGTTAAGGATGATATGTTCTTTGATGAAGAACGTACTAAATTCTTTGATTATATCACAACTGTAATTCCAATAATCAACTCCTCAAACTCGGCAGACAAACTGAAAGAGGAACTAGAGATAAAAGGTTTTTCAGATCTTAATGTTGAGGTAATAGAAAGTTTAGCTTTTTTTATTGACGATATGAGATTACTTAAGAACATTGTCAATGAATATGCCCAATATAGAGAAAAACTTGATGAGAAACTTGATCAAAACAAGCTTCTTGCCATGATTGTATATAAAAACTACTACCCAAAGGATTTTGCTGATCTACATAAAGGAAAGGGTGTTTTATATGATTGTTTGCATAAGAAAAGCGAGTTGTTAATTGAACGTAATAGGCAAATTGATGAACGTATTGGCGTAATCACTAAAAAACTTCAATCTTTAGAAGCGACGCATGCCATGCAAGAAAAAGAATTAAGGCTGATTTATATTGAAGGGTATCGTAAAAAATTATCAAAACAATATAAAAGTAATGTCTTTTCGTTTTTTGTTGAGAACAATTTTATACCTCTTGAAGATATCGCTGAAAATGAAACTTTATTTAATTCATTGATATCGCAACCTTCAATTCGATACCAATATTTTAAGGGATGTCAAATTAACACATATTATGGTCATGTTAGATCTTGTTATGATACATCTGAAGATAGTTGCAATGTTCAATTCAGTCAGATAGAGGAAATAGTTAATTCGGACTTTACTTACCATGAGCGATTAGAAGCCTTGCGAGAGGGCGAAAAAAAATATCGTGAACAAATCAAGATACTAGAGTTGTCTCGGAACAATCATTATGCTACTCCAATACATGAATTGTTGCTGGATATTGATATGCAGACGCATAAGATTTTTAGTGAACTCAAAGTCTCTAAAATGCTTGAAGCTTTCTTGAAAGAAGGACTTATAAATGAAGATTACTTTGATTATATCTCTTTCTTTTTTGGTAAGTCAATTAATAAGCATGACCATGATTTTATTCTGGAATTAAAACTTCGGCATAGCTTACCATATGATTATCATATAGATAAAATAGAACTGTGCGTGAAAAACATTCCTGACAAATGTTACAATGATGTAAGTATATTGAATATTCAGGTGGTGGATTGTATTTGTCAGCATCTTGAAGAAGAAACTAATAACTCAAAACTTCATTCGATAGCACAAGTTGTTAAGAATAATAAAAAGTGGGACTTTTTGATTGATTTCTATAAGTCAGTTGAAGATTCGAGCCCGCTTTTCAACCATTTGGGTAGTATCGTTGATGGATTATGGAAGATCTTCGTGAAACAGAATTCCGATGAATTATTCGAGGCTTGGTTGCGATTCCTAGAATTAAACTATTCCACAAAAGAAAGTCGTAACTGGTTGAATAAACACTTCGCATTTATATCTCATAGAGTAGATCTTATAGGTTTTGATATAGTCAAACAAACAGTGTCGAATGGAAAACTGATTTTTACAGATATAGATGCAGAATCAGGGTGTTTGCTGGAATATGTTGTAGAAAACGAAGCATATATGCTGACACCTGAAAATGTTGTATGCGCATTTGTTTATTATCGAAATGAAAGGATGGAAGCATTGAATAATTATCCTTTAAATGTTACAATACTGAGGAGTTGTGAATCTGCTAAACCAGTGTCAGATTATATAGATGAACGTTTTGATGATGCACTAAATAATGTATTTATCACAGATGCAGCGAAACAAGAGAGTGTGGAAATTATTCTTGAAATTATTAATTCTGAAGATATAACAGAGGAGACAAAACGCAAATACCTTTCGGGGCAACATAATAGAGTTTCTCTTTCCTATGTTAACAATACACAGTGGGAGTCCGCTATTGAAGTTGATATAGTTACACCAGCATGGCCTGAGATATATGCATTCTATGAGAGTCAGAATAATGTAATGATTGCTAGTTTGCGAATATTCATTACGAAGCATATTGATGAATTAACAGATATATCTGAATTGGATGATACTCAGAAAGAACTACTGGCAAACAGTGCTTTGTTGACATCAGATTTTGAAATGTCGGTATACGATAAACTTATCAAAATCTTTGATGGAGTTACATTTAAGGATGCGAATATTAACAGTGTAGATAACGCTCATTTTAAATCGTTACTTTGTGCCAATATGCTTCCATATAGCACATATTATACGACTACAATTAGAGACAATCATAGTGATGTACTTACTTATTATGTAGATAAGTATTTGGATGAGTGCATTATAGAAATAGAGGAGTTACCTACAGATATGAGGTTATACAAGTATCTTATGAGAAATCCAAGAGTAATCGGTGAAAAAGCTCTAAGTGTAGTTCAACACTTTCTTCCTCATATTGTGTGGGATAACGAATTGGCAAATATCACTCTTCCTGTGGTGAAAAACAATATTGAAAAATTTGATTATGATACAGAGAAGAACATTTTGGTCGATTCTACTAATTTGCCAGAGCGCTTGTCTTTTTTGATAGACTTGATTGAAAAGTATAGAGATGATTTTGATATTGTGACAGAATTAATAGAGTCTTTAGGCGATTCTTATCGAAGTATTACAGATAAATCAAAAAAGGCTACTATAGAAAATAATCACATGAATGAAATGTTTTTAGGGAAGCTAAAAACTATTGGATATATCTCATCATATAGAGAAGATGATGATAAACTTCGTGTAAGCCATAAACGTAATTATTAA
- the rhuM gene encoding RhuM family protein, whose protein sequence is MIEDNVEFLSSDFEQIKKRKDGGKEYWSSRDLCAVLGYSTYQKFTRIINKAIAIANNKGFNVSEHFNQTVEMVKVGSGSFRKVENIHLSRIACLIIAENADGKKPQVQMAREYFKQEISTPESINNSLSANILLYKTGQGEVRIEVVFNSETFWMSQKRMADLFGVDVRTINYHLGQIYETGELTKEATIRKIGIVQSEGEREVERTPLFYNLDVIIAVGYRVNSYQATQFRIWATSVLKEMIVKGFVLDDERLKQGKYFGKDYFDDLLERIREIRASERRYYQKITDVYAECSSDYDPKAETTQLFFKMVQNMMHWAVTHQTAAEIVYTRADAEMPHMGLTTWKNAPEGRVQKSDTIIAKNYLSDKEVISLNRLTTSFLDLAEARAERQIISTMEDWKKQLDDFLTVYGYDKFHDSRIISAEQAKEKAYAEYDKFRLIQDKEYLSDFDKEIKLWKEKGLFDNE, encoded by the coding sequence ATGATAGAAGATAATGTTGAATTCTTGAGTTCTGATTTCGAACAGATTAAGAAACGGAAGGATGGCGGAAAAGAATATTGGTCGTCAAGGGATTTATGTGCTGTATTAGGATATAGTACATATCAAAAATTCACTCGTATTATAAACAAAGCCATTGCGATAGCCAATAATAAAGGATTTAATGTATCGGAGCATTTTAACCAAACGGTTGAAATGGTTAAGGTTGGTTCTGGCTCTTTTCGCAAGGTGGAAAATATCCATTTATCTCGTATCGCTTGCTTGATTATTGCGGAAAATGCAGATGGAAAGAAGCCACAAGTACAAATGGCAAGAGAATATTTCAAGCAAGAGATATCTACTCCTGAATCAATTAATAATAGTCTATCTGCTAATATTTTATTATATAAAACAGGACAAGGGGAAGTGCGTATAGAGGTAGTCTTCAATAGTGAAACATTCTGGATGTCGCAGAAGCGCATGGCTGATTTGTTTGGGGTAGATGTACGAACCATCAATTATCATCTTGGTCAGATTTACGAAACAGGCGAACTCACTAAAGAGGCAACTATCCGAAAAATTGGGATAGTTCAGTCAGAGGGAGAACGAGAAGTGGAACGCACACCACTGTTTTATAATTTGGACGTTATCATAGCTGTGGGCTATCGTGTAAATAGCTACCAAGCTACTCAGTTTAGAATATGGGCAACATCTGTTCTTAAAGAAATGATAGTTAAAGGCTTTGTTTTGGATGATGAACGTTTGAAACAAGGAAAATATTTTGGTAAAGATTATTTTGATGACTTATTGGAGCGTATCCGGGAAATACGGGCTTCTGAACGTCGATATTATCAAAAAATCACTGATGTATATGCAGAATGTAGTTCCGATTATGATCCTAAGGCCGAGACGACTCAGCTATTCTTTAAAATGGTGCAAAATATGATGCATTGGGCGGTTACTCATCAAACTGCTGCTGAAATCGTATATACAAGAGCAGATGCAGAAATGCCTCATATGGGACTTACTACATGGAAAAATGCACCGGAAGGAAGAGTTCAAAAGTCAGATACGATTATCGCAAAGAATTATTTATCGGATAAAGAAGTAATCTCTTTAAACCGTCTGACAACCTCGTTTCTTGATTTGGCAGAAGCGCGTGCGGAACGTCAGATAATTTCTACTATGGAAGACTGGAAAAAACAATTGGATGATTTCCTGACTGTATATGGCTATGACAAATTTCATGATTCTCGTATCATTTCTGCTGAACAAGCAAAGGAAAAAGCGTATGCTGAATATGACAAATTTCGCTTGATTCAAGATAAAGAATATCTTTCAGATTTCGATAAGGAAATTAAGTTATGGAAAGAAAAGGGATTGTTTGATAACGAATAA
- a CDS encoding relaxase codes for MIAKAKAISHGINDLRYITGESQHKKHPEKIYRVLDNLLTSEPDAMGIWNSMQLTLSQYRPIKNSVIRIELSPSPEHTQFYDIEDWQKLWQEFAEEFDKQVIIGKNGKVRSCPTNLAGSKYSVWLHTESKGEVPHLHAAVCRLDEDGNINNDHNIHLRAQRAAERVAKKRGWTTAAQIRNRNIPQVNRDCMEVLKAMLSWSWDEYKNALIRKGYTVHEREDKKGILRGYALMNGNTKYKASELGVGRNLMVSKLPATWKKLHHQPTSVIRNNTSQTVQQVATHKVDPIDYTQYRPDHQNIIPYVFTYEGKEHRFYIPEKVLDCFNDEFDYRFIANCQELTDMAVAIFVGLIDTPNVTSSGGGGGSQSDLPWRDKDEDDLQWAHRCARVAGRSLGKKPKTGLKR; via the coding sequence ATGATTGCGAAAGCCAAAGCCATATCACACGGCATAAACGACCTCCGTTACATTACCGGCGAATCACAGCATAAGAAGCATCCGGAAAAAATCTATCGGGTATTGGACAATCTGTTGACCTCAGAACCAGACGCTATGGGGATATGGAACTCCATGCAGTTGACCCTATCCCAATATCGGCCTATAAAGAATTCTGTAATCAGAATCGAATTGAGCCCATCGCCCGAACATACCCAATTCTATGACATCGAAGATTGGCAGAAACTTTGGCAGGAATTCGCCGAGGAGTTCGACAAACAAGTGATTATCGGCAAGAACGGAAAAGTCCGTTCCTGTCCGACCAATTTGGCGGGTAGCAAATACTCAGTTTGGCTTCATACAGAGTCCAAAGGCGAAGTCCCCCACCTTCATGCTGCGGTTTGCCGTTTGGATGAAGACGGCAATATCAACAACGACCACAACATTCATCTTCGTGCGCAACGTGCTGCCGAGCGAGTGGCAAAGAAACGAGGGTGGACAACTGCGGCGCAAATCCGAAATCGCAACATTCCACAAGTGAACCGGGACTGTATGGAGGTGTTGAAAGCAATGCTATCGTGGTCATGGGATGAATACAAGAATGCTCTTATACGGAAAGGTTATACCGTCCATGAAAGAGAGGACAAGAAAGGTATTCTTCGTGGATATGCCCTCATGAATGGAAACACCAAATACAAGGCTTCAGAATTGGGAGTCGGCAGGAACCTGATGGTCTCGAAACTTCCTGCAACATGGAAGAAACTGCACCATCAGCCAACTTCCGTCATTAGAAATAATACTTCCCAAACCGTTCAACAGGTAGCGACACATAAGGTTGATCCTATTGACTATACCCAATATCGCCCAGACCATCAGAATATCATTCCTTATGTCTTTACTTATGAAGGCAAGGAACATCGATTCTATATTCCGGAAAAAGTACTTGACTGTTTCAATGACGAATTTGATTACAGGTTTATTGCCAACTGTCAGGAACTTACCGATATGGCTGTAGCTATATTTGTCGGACTGATAGATACCCCCAACGTAACAAGCAGTGGAGGTGGTGGAGGCTCACAAAGCGACCTTCCGTGGAGAGACAAGGACGAAGACGATTTGCAATGGGCTCACAGATGCGCTCGTGTTGCCGGTCGTTCGTTAGGGAAGAAACCGAAAACAGGATTAAAACGATAA